In Deltaproteobacteria bacterium, a genomic segment contains:
- a CDS encoding ATP-binding protein: protein MERTFWKKRIKNLLNKRTILWMAGVRRVGKTTLCQSIENATYLDCELPRVRHRLDDPELFFRRHGSGQIILDEVHRLSDPSQVLKIAADHFPHIKVIATGSSTLAARRKFRDTLTGRKNVLWLLPATLADLHDFKITDIDKRLLYGGMPQLLLGKGLNNDDYTEWIDSFWAKDLQELFSIEKKSAFLRFMELLFLQSGELFEATRFAADCEVSRQTIINYLQILDTTLTMVIIRPYFRVSAAEIKSQPKVYGFDTGFVAYFREWESINNENRGHLLEHLVLNELLAYYPRQSIYYWRDKQRHEVDFIVKPKRSREILAIECKVNPKKFDPAGMRAMRGRHPHGKNLVVCLDLLEAYPYQYGDLEILFMPYTQLDITLMAL, encoded by the coding sequence ATGGAGCGAACATTTTGGAAAAAGCGTATCAAGAATCTTTTAAATAAACGTACAATTTTATGGATGGCTGGTGTGCGTAGGGTTGGTAAGACAACTTTATGTCAATCAATAGAAAATGCGACTTACCTTGATTGTGAGCTTCCACGTGTTCGGCATCGTTTGGATGATCCCGAGCTATTTTTTCGTCGCCATGGTAGCGGACAAATAATTTTAGATGAGGTACATCGTTTAAGCGATCCATCACAAGTGTTAAAAATTGCCGCAGATCATTTTCCCCACATAAAAGTTATTGCTACTGGCTCATCTACTTTAGCGGCGCGACGAAAATTTCGCGATACCCTAACTGGTCGTAAAAACGTACTTTGGCTATTACCAGCTACACTTGCTGATTTACACGACTTTAAAATAACTGATATTGATAAACGCTTATTATATGGTGGTATGCCGCAATTGCTATTAGGCAAGGGGCTAAATAATGATGATTATACCGAATGGATAGACTCTTTTTGGGCTAAAGATTTACAAGAATTGTTCTCTATTGAGAAGAAGAGTGCATTCTTAAGATTTATGGAACTACTGTTCCTTCAAAGTGGTGAATTATTCGAAGCTACTCGTTTCGCTGCTGATTGTGAGGTGTCACGTCAAACTATCATTAATTATTTACAAATACTTGATACTACTTTAACCATGGTAATCATTAGACCATACTTTAGGGTTAGTGCTGCAGAGATTAAATCTCAACCAAAAGTTTATGGCTTCGATACAGGTTTTGTTGCTTATTTTCGTGAATGGGAATCAATAAATAATGAAAACCGCGGTCATTTATTAGAACACTTAGTACTTAATGAGCTTTTAGCTTATTACCCACGTCAGAGTATTTATTATTGGCGGGATAAGCAGCGACACGAAGTAGACTTTATTGTTAAGCCTAAACGCAGTAGAGAAATTTTAGCCATCGAATGTAAGGTTAATCCTAAAAAGTTTGATCCAGCTGGTATGCGTGCAATGCGTGGCCGCCATCCCCATGGAAAAAATTTAGTAGTTTGTTTAGATTTACTTGAGGCCTATCCATACCAATACGGTGATCTTGAAATTCTTTTTATGCCATATACCCAATTAGATATTACTTTAATGGCATTGTAA